One Prodigiosinella aquatilis DNA window includes the following coding sequences:
- the ppx gene encoding exopolyphosphatase: protein MPLMNSNTEQPQEFAAIDLGSNSFHMVVARVVNGALQVLSRLKQRVHLVGGLDSNNMLSEESIERGLSTLALFAERLQGFPAPNVSIVGTHALRQAANSQEFLHRAAKIIPYPIEIISGHEEARLIFMGVEHTQPEKGRKLVLDIGGGSTELVIGEDFEPILVESRRMGCVSFARQFFPNGEISENNFKRARLSAAQKLETLSWEYRIYGWDYALGASGTIKATHEILIAMGEKDGLITPDRLEMLRTHILQFKNFKSLSLPGLMEDRQTVLVPGLAILCGIFDALAIKELRLSDGALREGVLYEMEGRFRHQDIRIRTAQSLASHYNIDREQARRVRETTDLLYAQWAGQSATLANPQLEAILKWAAMLHEVGLGINHSGMHRHSAYILQNTNLPGFNQEQQLLLSLIVRLHRKAIKLEELPRFNLFKKKQYLPMVQLLRLATLLNNQRQATTTPKTLRLIVSDNIWKLFFPNGFFTQNTLIQLDLEREQEYWQGVNGWRLQIEEEPA from the coding sequence ATGCCGTTAATGAATAGTAATACCGAGCAACCTCAGGAATTCGCTGCCATCGATCTTGGCTCCAATAGTTTCCATATGGTAGTGGCCCGCGTTGTCAATGGAGCGCTACAGGTACTAAGCCGTTTAAAACAGCGCGTGCATCTGGTCGGCGGACTGGACAGTAATAACATGTTGAGTGAAGAGTCTATCGAGCGCGGTCTCAGCACGCTGGCCTTGTTTGCCGAACGGTTACAAGGCTTTCCAGCACCCAATGTGTCAATTGTCGGCACTCATGCCCTGCGTCAGGCAGCCAACTCACAAGAATTTCTGCATCGTGCGGCTAAAATAATCCCTTATCCCATTGAAATCATTTCTGGTCATGAAGAAGCCCGTCTGATTTTTATGGGCGTGGAGCATACCCAGCCGGAAAAAGGTCGTAAGCTGGTACTCGATATCGGTGGTGGTTCGACAGAGCTGGTGATCGGTGAAGATTTCGAGCCAATACTGGTGGAAAGCCGGCGAATGGGTTGTGTCAGTTTTGCCAGGCAATTCTTTCCGAATGGCGAGATAAGCGAAAACAATTTTAAACGAGCCCGTTTGTCCGCAGCGCAAAAGCTGGAAACGTTATCCTGGGAATACCGTATTTATGGTTGGGATTACGCACTGGGAGCCTCTGGCACCATCAAGGCAACGCATGAAATTCTGATCGCCATGGGAGAAAAAGACGGATTAATCACGCCGGATCGGCTAGAAATGTTACGCACTCATATCCTGCAGTTTAAAAATTTCAAATCCCTCAGTTTGCCCGGACTCATGGAAGATCGTCAAACTGTACTGGTGCCCGGCTTGGCTATTCTATGCGGGATTTTTGATGCGCTCGCTATTAAGGAACTTCGTCTCTCCGACGGTGCTCTGCGCGAAGGCGTCCTGTATGAAATGGAAGGTCGTTTCCGGCATCAGGATATCCGGATTCGTACTGCTCAAAGCCTTGCCAGCCATTACAATATCGACCGCGAACAGGCTCGACGAGTACGGGAAACTACCGATCTGCTATATGCCCAGTGGGCCGGACAAAGTGCAACGCTGGCCAACCCACAGTTGGAAGCTATTCTTAAATGGGCCGCCATGCTGCACGAAGTTGGTCTGGGTATTAACCATAGCGGCATGCATCGCCATTCAGCCTATATTCTACAAAACACAAACTTGCCAGGATTTAATCAGGAACAACAACTGTTGTTATCGCTGATAGTACGTTTGCATCGCAAAGCCATCAAACTGGAAGAGTTGCCCCGCTTCAACCTTTTCAAAAAGAAACAGTACCTGCCGATGGTGCAGCTGCTTCGTTTAGCTACATTGCTAAACAATCAACGACAAGCCACTACCACGCCGAAAACACTGCGTCTTATAGTCAGTGACAATATCTGGAAACTGTTTTTCCCCAATGGATTTTTTACACAGAACACGCTGATACAGCTTGATCTGGAACGGGAACAGGAATACTGGCAAGGCGTGAATGGTTGGAGACTACAGATCGAAGAAGAACCAGCCTGA
- a CDS encoding YfgG family protein, with translation MSTITYRRRISIRHRRRSSSVARTVLMISFIILLGRVTYSAIGAFFLHQDKQQELVEQSLITADNATTPPKRE, from the coding sequence ATGTCCACGATTACCTATAGACGACGAATATCAATCCGTCATCGACGAAGGAGTAGCAGTGTTGCTCGTACAGTACTCATGATAAGTTTTATCATTCTTCTAGGCCGCGTCACCTATTCTGCCATTGGCGCATTTTTCCTCCATCAGGACAAGCAGCAAGAGTTAGTTGAACAATCTCTTATTACTGCTGACAACGCGACTACTCCTCCCAAACGAGAATAA
- a CDS encoding DksA/TraR family C4-type zinc finger protein → MASGWSNDGAVQEQIDATVDDAIAHARNQLHHGESAQHCDECGQPIPEARRKALPGVRYCIDCQALIDKKQRLNSGYNRRGSKDSQLR, encoded by the coding sequence ATGGCTAGCGGCTGGTCTAATGATGGTGCGGTTCAGGAGCAAATTGATGCCACCGTTGATGATGCTATTGCTCATGCACGCAATCAGCTTCACCACGGGGAAAGTGCACAGCACTGTGACGAATGTGGTCAACCGATCCCTGAAGCACGCCGTAAGGCACTACCTGGCGTCCGATATTGTATTGACTGCCAGGCACTGATTGATAAAAAGCAACGTTTGAACAGCGGCTATAACCGGCGCGGCAGCAAAGACAGCCAACTGAGATAG
- a CDS encoding universal stress protein, with translation MYKTILVPIDLEEEELTQKALSHAVMLAKIAGATLHLFHALPDASAFMSAYSFGIKEFENEAVVKADEKLHAIMKTIDLPPEHLSHSLSFGTPRDEVLELADEIEADLIVVGSRRPNVKTYLLGSNAAAIVRHAKTTVLVVR, from the coding sequence ATGTATAAGACCATTTTAGTGCCCATAGATCTTGAAGAAGAAGAACTGACCCAAAAAGCGCTTTCCCATGCGGTTATGCTGGCGAAAATCGCTGGTGCAACACTGCATCTTTTCCACGCGCTTCCTGATGCTTCCGCATTTATGTCCGCTTACTCCTTTGGTATCAAGGAGTTTGAAAATGAAGCGGTAGTCAAAGCTGATGAAAAGTTACATGCCATTATGAAGACAATAGATCTGCCACCTGAACATCTGTCTCATAGCCTCAGTTTCGGTACGCCCAGAGATGAAGTGCTGGAATTGGCTGATGAGATAGAAGCAGACCTTATTGTGGTCGGTTCACGGCGTCCCAATGTAAAAACCTATCTATTGGGTTCCAATGCGGCGGCTATCGTCCGTCATGCAAAAACTACCGTGCTGGTGGTGCGCTAA
- a CDS encoding DUF4186 domain-containing protein, with the protein MPKNTDDLFLRLSRSTFRQRFHLGTKETTYCYVKGKSVIAEHAADFIAKRLAPAEPDNDGKQTPMRGHPVFIAQHATATCCRGCLCKWHNISQHHPLSDEEQRYIVSVILQWIENDLQHDSIDRK; encoded by the coding sequence ATGCCCAAAAATACTGACGACCTTTTTCTTCGCCTGTCTCGTTCTACATTTCGCCAGCGTTTTCATCTTGGTACTAAAGAGACAACTTATTGCTATGTTAAGGGTAAAAGCGTTATAGCCGAACATGCGGCAGATTTCATTGCCAAACGCTTGGCACCGGCTGAACCCGACAATGACGGCAAACAAACCCCAATGCGCGGACATCCGGTTTTTATTGCCCAACATGCCACGGCAACCTGCTGTCGGGGATGCCTGTGCAAATGGCACAATATTAGTCAACATCATCCTTTAAGCGACGAAGAACAGCGCTACATCGTCTCGGTCATTCTGCAATGGATTGAAAACGACCTGCAGCACGACTCAATTGACCGAAAATAA
- a CDS encoding isochorismatase family protein, with the protein MQVLLVIDMQNAVFSTPRYHQTIVVGRINQLIDAAEQTIFVQHAEDGMLPGSHEWELLPEIRQPENAIYVTKTACDAFYRTTLSDELAQRGITHLTVCGCATDYCVDATIKNAASRGYAMTVAGDAHTTADRRAVSAEQLIAQHNDVWRDFIIPGNTLLVKDTWQILAEWEAEAQ; encoded by the coding sequence ATGCAGGTATTGCTTGTGATTGATATGCAAAATGCGGTGTTCTCCACGCCTCGTTATCATCAGACCATCGTTGTCGGCCGAATAAATCAGCTTATTGATGCGGCTGAACAAACCATTTTTGTTCAGCATGCGGAAGACGGTATGTTGCCTGGTAGCCATGAATGGGAACTCTTACCTGAAATTCGCCAACCGGAAAACGCAATTTATGTCACTAAAACTGCCTGTGATGCGTTTTACCGCACTACACTGAGTGATGAACTGGCTCAACGTGGTATCACTCATCTGACAGTGTGTGGCTGCGCTACAGATTACTGTGTGGACGCCACAATTAAAAATGCTGCCAGTCGTGGTTATGCAATGACGGTTGCTGGTGATGCCCATACTACTGCCGACCGACGGGCTGTTAGTGCCGAGCAATTAATTGCTCAACATAATGATGTCTGGCGCGATTTTATTATTCCTGGGAATACTCTGTTGGTAAAAGATACCTGGCAGATTCTGGCGGAGTGGGAGGCGGAAGCACAGTAA